A genomic segment from Malaclemys terrapin pileata isolate rMalTer1 chromosome 1, rMalTer1.hap1, whole genome shotgun sequence encodes:
- the CDC42EP1 gene encoding cdc42 effector protein 1, translated as MSLGKLPVLGWVSGSHGKRRLKSELTPDMISPPLGDFRHTMHVGRGGDVFGDTSFLSNHGGTETAKANNFFARTLRHVRRTPLRNRGSGSKAEASPAPPDISPIIKNAVSLPQLNEGTYGGSSPAGKFAFKSTLNNVSDTHYAYGLESGFCTIPRAPRSEKARESSFPAEAELQRSDSLLSFRLDLGPSLMSELLQVISFTEAMDSSDKREEARALAGGQAASPFALHGEWVEAGVPRGSGTPNARHIEGDMAESLWGHSRQGASSPSGHLVHANGDARALEYAEEGPACAGSGHQSPAWGSAPTEEPGALPKDSLWQGHWNDCSMEAGEFHRAAQVLARHYSARGAHGSLEEEEEGPRESPVVGSYGADEAGWSHSEEEEEEEEAALSAVREGEATAAEGRSDSFEYADEEEEDDEVKV; from the exons ATGAGTCTTGGGAAGCTACCGGTGCTCGGCTGGGTGTCGGGCTCCCATGGCAAACGACGGTTGAAATCGGAGCTGACACCGGACATGATCAGCCCACCGCTGGGGGATTTCCGGCACACCATGCACGTGGGGCGTGGCGGGGACGTCTTCGGGGACACCTCCTTCCTCAGCAACCACGGCGGCACCGAGACGGCCAAAGCCAACAACTTCTTCGCCCGGACCCTGCGGCACGTGCGGAGGACGCCGCTGAGGAACCGGGGCAGCGGGAGCAAGGCCGAAGCCTCGCCCGCCCCCCCAGACATCTCGCCCATCATCAAGAACGCTGTGTCGTTGCCGCAGCTCAACGAGGGGACCTATGGGGGCAGCAGCCCGGCTGGGAAGTTCGCCTTCAAGAGCACTCTAAACAACGTGTCTGATACACACTATGCTTATG GGCTGGAGTCCGGGTTCTGCACCATCCCGCGTGCTCCGCGCTCAGAGAAGGCCCGGGAGAGCTCCTTCCCCGCAGAAGCAGAGCTCCAGCGCTCGGACTCCCTGCTGTCCTTCCGCCTGGACCTTGGGCCCTCCCTCATGAGCGAGCTCCTCCAGGTCATCAGCTTCACAGAAGCCATGGACAGCAGTGACAAGAGGGAGGAAGCCAGGGCCCTGGCTGGCGGCCAGGCTGCATCGCCCTTTGCCCTGCATGGCGAGTGGGTTGAGGCCGGGGTCCCTCGGGGATCAGGGACACCCAATGCCAGGCATATAGAGGGCGACATGGCAGAAAGCCTCTGGGGCCACTCCAGGCAGGGGGCCAGCTCCCCATCGGGACACTTGGTGCATGCCAATGGAGATGCTCGTGCCCTAGAGTATGCTGAGGAGGGGCCTGCCTGTGCTGGGAGCGGgcaccagagccctgcctggggcTCAGCACCCACTGAGGAGCCAGGGGCGCTCCCGAAAGACAGCCTGTGGCAGGGGCACTGGAATGACTGCAGCATGGAGGCGGGAGAGTTCCACCgggctgcccaggtcctggctcgCCACTACAGCGCGAGAGGTGCACATGGCAgcctggaggaagaggaggaggggcccCGGGAGAGCCCGGTTGTCGGCTCGTATGGGGCGGACGAGGCTGGGTGGAGTcacagcgaggaggaggaggaggaagaggaggctgcGCTCTCAGCTGTGCGGGAGGGGGAGGCCACGGCTGCGGAGGGCCGCAGCGACTCCTTTGAGTACGCCgacgaggaggaagaggatgatgaAGTGAAGGTCTGA